The following coding sequences lie in one Spirosoma sp. KUDC1026 genomic window:
- a CDS encoding helix-turn-helix domain-containing protein has product MKTSIAEKIRLNRLQRGLSQENMASLLHLSTTAYGDIERGKTDLTIARLTQIADALDSSLLTLLTDEAIPAQVVDEKFVDLTNHELETLRLINEKQQIELDKLRLEADYWKRKYDERIAFELARAMGVEQKRERIGF; this is encoded by the coding sequence ATGAAGACATCCATCGCAGAAAAAATACGCCTGAATCGACTACAGCGCGGTTTATCGCAGGAAAACATGGCCTCGCTGCTCCATCTGTCCACCACGGCCTACGGCGATATCGAGCGCGGCAAAACTGATCTGACCATCGCCCGGCTCACCCAAATCGCTGATGCACTGGACAGTTCACTCCTGACCCTGCTGACAGACGAAGCTATTCCCGCCCAGGTCGTCGATGAGAAGTTTGTCGACCTGACTAACCACGAACTCGAAACGCTCCGGCTCATCAACGAGAAGCAGCAGATCGAACTGGACAAGCTCCGTCTGGAAGCCGACTACTGGAAGCGGAAGTACGACGAACGGATCGCTTTCGAGCTGGCCCGCGCCATGGGCGTCGAACAGAAACGCGAGCGGATCGGGTTTTAG